The Struthio camelus isolate bStrCam1 chromosome W, bStrCam1.hap1, whole genome shotgun sequence sequence GCTCGGCGGCTCGGCGGCTGGCGGAGAGCCGGCTGGCGGTGGCAGGGCGCCCGGGGAAAGGCGAGGCGAGCGGGTCTGCGTGACCTGGGCAGCGCCGacggcccgcggggcggcgggcggctatAGATAGAGCCGCCGGCTGCCAGCGCTGGCGCGGTTCGCCCAGCCCTTCGCCGAGggccggaggggagaggcggCAGGGCGCTGCCAGCCCTGGCCCTTGCTCCTGCACCAGTGGGGTCTGCACGGGGCGCTCGCACCGCCTGCCGCCGTCCCGCTGCCGCCATCTGCGTGCCACCGCCCACGGACCCCAGACTCCCTGCCGGACATGAAAAACGCACCTCTTCCCTGGTGGTTTTGTCCTAACGACAGCCCCCTTCCGCGTCAGAAGCTTTGGCCGTTTTCCCAAGGTGTTTTTCCCGGGCTGTTGGGCTTTCCCTGGGTCTGGGGCCAGTGGCAGCTTGCAACGCAAGCTCTCGGACGGCCCAGATTTAATCCCCGTGGTAAGTGCCGATGAGCTCGTCTGGGATGTGGGCGGAAGTTAAAATTGGAGTCGGACCACCAGGACCCACGCTGCGATGATGAGTAGTGGACTTTGCAAGAGCTAATGATGCCTCTTCCTTGGCAAAGGTGAGCAGCCACAGGGAGAACACGCTCTGCAGCTCAGGATACTCGCTGCACGCATCCCGGCCTGCTGCAGCCATCTCCTGAGGCCACCGCGCTCAGCCTCGGGGGCCCAGAGAGCCCGCAGATTTgtccctgccctccctcagccaCTTTGGGCCAGCCCTTGCTGCGCTCTTCCTGCTAGATGTGGCCCCTGGCTCTGGTCCGTGCCCCTCACAGCTCTGCCCCATCCCTCCAGCCCAGGAGTGGGTGTTGCAGAGCAGGGACGGGTCCCCTCCACTGGTGTCACAGGAGCTGGCATGAGGCACACacaggggctgggggcacaggaCACTCAGGGGACCCCATGGGAGAGGATGTCCTGTGCATAGACCCCAAGGGGGGATCCTGCGGGAGGGGATGCCCCGTGCACGGTCCCTCAAGGGGGGGCACcctgcaggaggggaaggggatgcCCTGTGCAGGGTCCCTCGAGGGATGCCCCGTGCCCTTGGGGGGGTGGCCCATGCACGGTCCTGGGGCAGAGTCTCCGCAGAGGGTCTTTGCGGGACTGTGGAGGGGGACGCAGCGGTGGTGGCGTGGGGGGcgatggctgtggggcagggaagggtggctgtggggcgctgcaggcagggctggggggaggcgAGCGGGGAGGACAGAGCGagaaggcaggggaaggggcaagAGGCTGCCGTggagggaggctgagggagcagaCCTGGCTCAGTTCCCTCTGCCCCAAACCTTGCCTGCCCCATGTGCTTCAAGGAGACACCCCTGTCTGAGCCCTCCAAAGGGGTCCCTAATAGCGTGAAGTCCAGGATCTTTCCGGGGCATATGGAGGGCAGGCGGGGGTAGGACCCAGCCAGGCTTTACCCCAAAAGCTGTGAGCAATGACAGGACAAGGGACTTGCAGTTTTGGCAGCACCAAAGCTTTACTGCGAGCAGAGCAGTTCTGCAGGGTCGTGGGAGaagagcagctcagcagccctCCAGCAGCTGCGTGGGAGACGCAGAGCTGGGAGGACGGACGGGGTGGGCAGAGGTCCTCAAATCGAGGGACacatggggacacaggacacAGCTGACTCTTCTGAGGCAGTCGCGTGTCCCATCACTGGAACCGGGTGAACACGTTACTGCCGATACTGCAGGGAAACACAGAGCTCGTACCTTGGTGTATCGAAGTCAGGAGGGACTTTTTGGTCTGACCCCTGCACAGCACGAGGGTGACCACCAATAATGCCCGTCCTGAGCACAGTGATTAGCATCAGTTGGAGCATCCTCCAGATGCAGGGATGGCCCCGCACCCACAGGCCCTGCTCTGCCCACGGCTCACCTGGTGGCTTTCCAGTCGTCCCTCAGGTTGTGGACCTCCTGTCGCAGGAGCCACGTGGTCCTCAGAATTTCCTTCCCGTCCTTGTCCACGAAGCACTGGCCCGTGAAGACGGTGGTGGAGTCTGCAGGGAAGGGATGGGAAGTGGGGTGAGTGCCGAGGCCAGCGCCAAGGGGGGACAGCACCATTCAGTCAAATAAAGGTCCTGCACCCTACTCGCATCTGGGAAGGGACACAGAGAGGGTCCCTGCAGTGGAGAGTGGGTGAGCAGGGGATGACTGGTTCACCGTGGACACTGGGAGCGTGGTGCTTCCTACAGGTACTCTGAAGCCCCCAGATTAGGGGTTTCTCTCTGCTTGGGAGGCAGCAGGCCAGTTTGGGGTGAAAAAGGCTGCTATGACCACCTAGGGTCAAGAACAGCCTCTTGCAGGGGTCTCATCAACTCATAAAGGGAGCGTCCACAAATAATATGGATGGCTGGGTTTTGGTCCTAGCTCATAAAGGTGTAGCTCATAATGTGACAGCTTTGCAGCTGAGAGCCCCTGTGTGTCCTGTGGTGACCTGTGGGTGACGGTTCCCTCTCCAGTCTGTCACTGCTGGAATCAGAGACAGCAGACCTGAGGGATCTGGGATTTCAGCTCTTGGGGGTGACCAGCCCAGCTGAGCCCAGATCTAGCTCTGCCCCCTCCTCTTCTTGGGCTAGACCTGCCTTGGACACAAGCCAGACACGGGGATTGGGATTGGGAGGTGCCCCCACCCAAGCAGCTCCTGGGCTGGGAATGGGGGAGCATCAGGCACACCACAGGGGAGGGCAGAGGCCACTGGGGACACTGCAGGGAGGCTGAGGAAGGAGGAATTACCTGAAAAACTCCAGTTGACAGTGAAACCAAAGGTGGGTTGGTTCTGCTCGTTCTTATGGTGCTGGGAGCCCTGCAGCGGAGAAACCTTGATCTTTTCCTTTGTGGCTGTCACGGCTGTGTAGTACAAGCCAGAGAAATTGCCATTTTTGCTCATAGAACTGATGGTCATATTGGAGCCCAGCTCATTGATCCAAGACCCTGTCAGGACACACTGCAAAGGGGAAAtcagccccggctgctgcggcGCAGCCAGGACAGGGGCAGAGATGCCGGAGCAGGCATCccccagggctccctgcagccccagccatGCCCCCGGCGTGGGATGGTGCGCGGGTCCCTCTTTGGCATCCGTTTTACCTTGGCCTTTGCGGCGGCGCTGACGGATGCTGCCACCAGGGCGAGGATGAGAGCAATGCTGAGTCTGTCCATCCTTCTCCAGAGCAGGTGCTGGCTGCCAAAGCGCTGCGACCGCCTGGGTTAACTGGCTGTGGAGTATGTGCGGCACCTTTTTATAGAGCTGCAGGGAGACGGGCTctattgtttttgttatttttaaaagttccaaGGAACAGGCACATACCAGCTGCGATCTGACCCCTGTATCTTAGTGACAAAGAAGGAAAGTGAAAGTGGAAGTTCCATAAAACAGGTCTCCTGCTCATCCCAGGGGCGTCCTGCCCGGTGCAAGGAGCTCAGCATGGCCAGCAAGCTCGGGCTTCAGCCCCGCAGGTGTCCCTGCTCCCGAGAGGTGCCGGGTCCTCGgtgccgcgcagccccggcggcgaggGCTGGCGGGGGAACGGGTGCAAGCGCTGGCTCGTGGGGTTCGGTAGGGATTTGGAGGGGTGGCTGTGCTGGGCGAGGTGGGAACGCTGGCGGGTCGCtggcctccttcccctggcacgtCTGCAGCCGCTCGCACGCAgctgcaggggagcagcagggagagggctcCCAGGAAGCCTCGGCTCCACTTCCCTGGTGCGCTCGTGCTGGAGCTGACTTTCCCCTTTAGGCAAAACCCCTTCAGTCTTTGTAGGTTTTTCTGTCTGTGAAGATTTCACCTTTCTGAGAAGGAAACCCTTAAAAAACCCCAGCTTCTTCCCAAAATCAGGGCTCAGAGTGGCTTGCGTCTCCAGAgtgggctggggagggcagggctggggagctggCGGAGGAGCTCACCCAACCACCTAAGATGAGCTCCGTGCCaggaaaggctgcagaaagggctCGGCTCAAGGAGAGGGGCAGAGGAGAAGAGCAAGGCTTCCTCCACACCGGTGGTTTTAGCAGCGGCTCTGGTGTGGAGAGCTGCTGAGTAGGAAGTGCTGGTCCGGACCGGAGAGGCTGATGGGAATGATAACCACATGGACACAACCCGTGCGGCAGGAGCTATAAGACTTAAGTTATAAATGagtaataaaaatcaattttgt is a genomic window containing:
- the LOC138064124 gene encoding avidin-like gives rise to the protein MDRLSIALILALVAASVSAAAKAKCVLTGSWINELGSNMTISSMSKNGNFSGLYYTAVTATKEKIKVSPLQGSQHHKNEQNQPTFGFTVNWSFSDSTTVFTGQCFVDKDGKEILRTTWLLRQEVHNLRDDWKATSIGSNVFTRFQ